GGACTGGTTCGACAGGCAGCGGCCGAATTCGGCACGCAGGCCATCGTGGTGACGCTGGACGTCAAGAAATCCATGCTCGGGCGCTACTCGGTCAAGATCCGGAATGGAGACAAAGACACCGGCTATTCGGCAGTTGACGCTGCGAGATTTTTCGTAGACGAGGGCGCTGGTGAGTTACTGCTCTACTCGGTGGACCGAGACGGAACCTGGTCCGGCTTCGATCTCAAGCTCCTGGGAGATGTGACCAACACGGTCAATGTGCCCGTGATTGCCACGGGCGGCGCCGGGTCGCTCGATGATGTCAGCGCTGCAGTAAAGCAAGGTGGCGCGTCTGCAGTGGCTATCGGCAGCATGGCGGTTTTTCAAGGCAAGGACCTGGGCGTCCTGATCAAGTTTCCGTCCCGCAAGGATCAGGAAGCCGCATTCGCATAAGGATTTGAAGATGCAAGTCTGCTCCCGCTGCATTTACGACGAGACTGTGCCGAATATCGCTTTCGACCCCAATGATGGAGTCTGTAGCTATTGTCGCCAGATCGAGGGAATGGAACTTGAATACCCGACAGGTGAGAAAGGCCAGGCGCGACTCGACCAAATGATCGAGGAAATTCGCGCCTCGGGCAGGGGAAAAAAGTATGACGCTGTGATCGGCGTCAGCGGCGGCTGCGACTCTTCCTATCTTGTCCACGAGATGAAGGAAAAATATGGCCTGCGTCTGCTTGCCGCTCATTTCGACAATACATGGAATTCAACGATTGCCACAGAGAACATTCACAATGTTCTTGAAAAGCTCAATGTGGACCTCTTCACAATCGTGGTGGACAACAAGGAATATGACGATCTCTACCGATCTTTCTTCGAGGCCGGTGTCAAAGATCTCGAGACTCCGACCGATATAGGGCTGGCCACCACCCTCTATCGCGCCGCCGAGAAGTTCGGCATCAAATACATGATCGAGGGCCACTCTTTCCGCACCGAGGGCATCGCACCACTCGGCTGGATTTATATGGACGGGAAATACATCCAGTCCGTGCACAACCAGTTCGGCAAGGTCCCGATGAAGACTTTCCCCAACCTGTGGTTGAGCGATCAGCTTCGATGGATGCTGACAAGTCGGATCAAGAAGGTTCGGCCGCTGTACTACATGGACTATGACAAGGAAGCAGCCAAGAAGCTGCTGGCCGAGAAATATGGCTGGCAGTGGTATGGCGGCCATCACCTGGAAAATCGGTTCACCGCATTCTATCACAGTTACTTCCTGCCGACGCGCTGGGACATCGACTTCCGGATTGCCGGCTATTCGGCCTACTGCCGCAACGGCTGGATGACGCGCGAGGAAGCGTTGGACCTGATGCAGCAGCCGCCCCATATCGAGGATGACCTCGTCGACTTTACCGTCAAGCGCCTAGGCTACTCGAAATCCGATTTCGAGCGTGTGATGAACCTACCGAAAAAATCCTATAAGGATTACGTCACCTACAAGAAGACCTTTGAGCGGATGCGTCCGTTCTTCTGGGCAATGTATAAGGCGGACCTGATCCCCAAGAGCTTCTACATGAAGTACACCGCCAAGACGTGACCCAACCGGTGTTCAACAATCCGATTTTGCAATATGGCAGCCTGGCGGCCTGGCCCTACTGGCTCGCCGAGGGGCTGACGGCGATCGGCCAGCCGTCGGTCAATGTCATTCCCGAGGACACCGACGTCTTCGACCTCGACCGCCGATTGCCGCATCATGTTGCGCTGGCAAAGAAGACCGATTCCCGCTTGTCGCGATTTGCCAGCCGTGCCGGATTCCTGGCTCGCGTGCCGGACCGTTATTCGCTGGTGCACTATCATGGCAGTCACTTGCTGCGCGGCAGCATGCACCATCTGCTCGAAGGCCCGTATCTCGCAGCCCGCAAGATACCTATGCTCGTCAGCTTTGGCGGCGGCGACGCCCGCATAGTTAGCATGGCGCGGCGCAACAACCCCTATTTTTATCGGGAAGAAGATCCGGCCCGGGACGAGTCGATCCGGCGATATCTCAAATCTATCTCGCGCTACATCCGCTATGCAGCCACTGACTGCGAAATGGCTGAGTATGTGGCGCCATATTTCGACAAGGTTTTCACCTTCCGCCAGCCGGTGGACATGGGGCGTTTCTCCTATGTGGCCCCTGACGCGCCACGCCGTCCCGTCTTGTTGCATGTTCCCACCGAGCCTCATGTGAAAGGAACCGAGCAGATTGTAGCGGCCATAGAGGCGCTGCGGTCCGAAGGGCTGGATTTCGACTTCCGCATGGTCCGCCAGCTGACGCAGAAGGAATTTTATGCGGAGCTGGCCAGTTGCGACGTCTATATTGACGAGCTGCGCTGCGGCTCACATGGAGTGACCGCCGTCGAAGCTATGGCTTGCGGCAAGTGCACCGTAACCTACATTCGCCCCGACCTGGTGGACAGATATCCGGCCGACCTGCCCCTGGTGAACGCCAACCCAGACACGATTACCGCCGTGCTGCGCGACCTCATCGGGGATGCGGATCGTCGCCGGGATATCGCCGCGAGGAGCCGAGCCTACGCGCTGCGATATCATGATGCCCGCGTGGTGGCCCAAGACATGCTGGCCGCCTACGAAGAGATTGGCCTTGCAGTAGGCGGACAATGACAAGCATACGGCAAAAGGCATTGGCCGCCTCGGAATCTCTGGCGCCTCTGTTGGTGCACCTGCCTGACCGTTTCCGGGTGGGCCGTGGCTATGCCGCAGCAGTGCGGCAAGTTCGCCGTTTTGAGACGTACGAACAGGAGCGGGCTCGCAGCGAGACATTCGTCAGACTTCAGGGCATGGTCGCCTTTGCCTATAACAACGTGCCCTTCTATCGACAATTTTACGGCGATCAGGGCTTTCATCCCACACAGTTGGCAAGCCTTGAGGATTGGGACGCCGTCCCCGTCGTCCGCAAGGAGGATTTCCAGACAGTCCCCGTCGAACAGCGATGTGTACCGGGGGCAGGCAGCGTACTCTCCAATACCGGCGGCACATCGGGGCGTCCTCTGGTCTTCCAACTACCGAAGGATGCTCCCTCGGTAGAATGGGCCCATATGCATGAGTTGTGGAAGGCCCGTGGCTATCGCACGTCAGCGATGAAGTTGCGTATTGGCGGCACGCATTATGACCGGGCAGAGCCTTTCCGCTATCATCCTAGGCACAATGAACTCATCGTCAACGCAAATTGCCCTCTGTCCGAGGTCGTGGCTGCGCTGCTAGCGCTGATCGAACGCTACTGTGTCCGATGGGTGCACGGCTATCCCAGCCTAGTCGCCGAATTCGCGCATTCGCTGGCCGCCTCCTCGGACGGCGAAGCCGCTCGGTTTCGCAGCCGACTGCACGGTGTGCTGCTGGGCTCGGAATTCCCGGCCCGGGTCTATCGTGAGCCAATCGGACAGATCCTCAGCACCAATATACTGAGCTGGTACGGGCACAGCGAAATGGCGCTGCTGGCCGGCGAGACGGCGGCAGGCATTTACCAGTCCATGCCCACTTATGGCTATGCGGAAGCGGTCCCTGTTGGGTCGGGTCCTAGCCACCGCCTTGTCTCAACGTCACTGCACAATCGCGTCCATCCATTCATTCGATACGACACCGGCGATCTTGTTGAACCGGTGGCCCGCGTTGGAGCATCCTTAGCCTTCCGTATCGCCCAGGGACGGATCGGAGATTTCGTCGTGGACCGCTCGGGTGCCCGACACGCCCTCACAGCTATTATTTTCGGGCGGCACCACGGATCCTTCGACGACGTGCAGCACCTTCAGGTCCGACAGACCGTGCCGGGCCATATGACGCTGCTCGTGGTACCAACCCCCGGCAAGCAGGATCAGGCTGCGCTCGCGGCAGGCTTCGACTTTTCTGGCCTTGACCTCGACTGGAGCCTCGAACTGGTAAATGCACCGATCCGCTCGTCCGGCGGCAAGATCAAGCTGAAGATCGATGGCTAGTCGAACGGCAAAGGAGCCGGCACCGCCCCAGTCAGGCAGGCTCGGCCAACTGAGGGCTTTGATCCCGCGCGGGCTCCCGCACGTGATGGTAGCCAACGTTGCCCAGCAGGGCCTGGCCTTTGCCGGCGTGATCCTGGTCGCCCGTCTGCTGCCACCCGATGAATTCGCCCTGATACGCATTTCCATTGCCTATGCGGCCATTGCGACAATTCTTGGGGTTGGCGGCTTGACGGCGCCGATCCTTCGCTACTGCGCCGACATATCGGCGTCTCCCGAGCAGCGAAGGGCATGGCTGGGCGTCGCGCTACGCTGGCTGGGCGCCATCTCTGCCAGCGTATCCATTCTGGCTTTACTGATCATCTTTCTGTCGGGCCGCAGCGGCAACGAGGGGATGATCCTGTCGGCTTATGCGCTGCAGGTCCCTGCCCTAGCCGCCACCAGCCTGTGCCTGGTTTACCTGCAGGCCGAGCAGCGCTTCCGCTTCCTGGCCTACTCCCAGATCCTCATCCGCTGCCTGTCCCTGGTGCTGACCGTGCTGGGCCTCTGGTTTTTTGGAGTGGCAGGCTTTCTCGTCGCCACGATCGCATCCGTGGCCGCTGGAACCATTCCTCTGCTCCTGGCCTCTCGACCCAGTCGCGATCCTGTTGCACTTCCCGCAGACTTCGCCACCTTGGCGCGGTACAGCCTGGCCGGGATGCTCGTCACCACTGTTGGCCAGTATGCAGACCTTATGCTGCTGGACTGGGCGTCAACCGACCTACACCTTGTGGCCGTCTATTCCCTGGGCACAATCTTCTTTTTCGCCATCAGCGGCCTGGCTGGCTCAGTGCAAAGCGTGGCGACACCGCATTTTACCGGGCTGATGCAGGACCGCACCAAATTCGTCGCGGAATTGCGCCGTTGGACCATTGGCCTGATCGTGGCCGGCGCCCTGGCTGCCATCGGGGTCTGCACTCTGGCTTGGGGCCTCGAACGGTGGCTGCTAGGCCCGCGCTATGCCGGGCTTGGCTTGATGGTGGGCGTATTGATGCTGCGATTCTGGATTTGGTGCAGCTATGCGATCGCTGGCGCTGCCATGCTGGGTATCGGCGCGATCCGCCAGGGCACCTGGATTGCCGTGGTGACGACCACCACCGCCTTTCTGGTTGGTCTTCCCATGGTACTGTGGATCGGCATATGGGGAGCCGCGCTCACGCAGATCGTCGTTGCACTGGTTTCGGCGGTTCTGGTGTGGCAGGTGGTTCGTAGCGAGGTTGCACGGCTTCCGGTAGCTTCTGGACAGACAGGGCTCTCCGCCAATGCCGCTTCTTGACCTGCAGCGTCGCGTAGGCCGAAGGGTAAAACGCATTATTGTCCAGGCCGGACAGCAGGCCATGGCCCGGCTGCGCCCGACCTTTGTCCGATCGGGACAGGCGAGAAGCGCCAGCGGACGCTTCGGCTTCGCCAATGCAGCATTCATGGACCAGGTTTGGCGAAAGACGCCTTGGCACCGAACGCTTGTGGTCGAACTTGCCAGGGAGGCCGTTGCCCACCGGTTTGATCTGCTGGGGTCGGGCCGGGTAACCCTCTCTTACGACATGACATGCAAAGGGCTGGCCGGCATTCGGTTCGCCCGTCCGGCGGCACCGGCCATCGATGAAGCCGGTCATTGGCTGGCCGGGCGGATCAATTCAAGCAACCTCGCGGAAGCGCAGCGCATCTGGCGCTTGATCGATCCGGCCTACGTGCCAATCGATTGGCAGCTGGATTTCAAATCCGGCTATCGCTGGAGCGAATCCACTTGGCACGGCGCCATCCGCTTTGGCCATCATCTCGGGGCGGATGTAAAAGTGCCTTGGGAACTCGCGCGGCTGCAGCACCTTCCGATGTTAGCGCTTGCTGCTTGCGATGCCGACAGCGACGCCCCAGAATTCACGCGAGAAGTACGCAATCAACTGCTGGACTTCATCGCGACCAATCCTCCAGGCTTCGGGGTCAACTGGGCCTGCGCCATGGATGTGGGGATCAGAGTGGCCAATATGGTGGTTGCCCATGATTTGCTGCTGGCTGCCGGCGCGAACCTTGATGTCGATTTCGAGACAATCTTCGATGCCAGTGTGCTTGCCCATGCGCGACACATCGCCGGCAACCTCGAATGGTCGCCGCTCTATCGGGGTAATCACTACCTTGCCGACCTCGCCGGCCTGCTCTTTGCTGCAACCGACCTTCCGCAAAGCCAGGAGACCGATGGCTGGTTGGCCTTTGCGACCCGAGAATTGCTCGGCGAGGTCGGCTATCAGTTCCATGCGGATGGAAGTAACTTCGAGGCCAGCACCTGCTATCACCGCCTATCTGCTGAGATTGTGCTCTGGGCGTGCGCCTTGCTGGACAACCTGACTGAAACCCGGTTGGAGGCTCTTGCTCGACCCCATAGCTGGAACGGGACGGTGCCGCCGCGCCGTCCTCTGCCGCCCTTGCCCATGCACAACGTGCCATCCTCGTGCAAGCCGACGCCGATTTCGCCGCAGATGCGTCAACAGCTCGCCGCCATGGCGCGTTTTACTCGTTGCGTCACACGCCCGGACGGGCTCGCCGTGCAGTTCGGCGACAATGACAGCGGCCGGTTCCTGATTCTGGGATCGCAGGAACAGCGGGCTTGGCGAGACGGCGTCAATCCGGCTACGTCTCTTGACCACCGAGGCCTCTGCGAGGGTACAGACAGTTTTTTGGGCAAGCCCTCAGCCGATGCCGCGTCCAGTATCCTGGCGACGTTTGCCGGACGAACAGGGGACGCCCCTGCAATGGATTACGATCCCCAGCCCTGTGGCAATCGGGGCGACGATGTCCGCTGGGACGAGCTGACCGCCCTCGGTCAGTCGGCTCCGCCTGGCAGCATCTGGCGCTGCGAGATCCCGGGCGGCCCAGGCTTGCGCGGCCAGCTCGAATATCAAGGCTTTGATGGAATGGGCTGCTATGTGCTGCGCAGCACCCGCCTGTTCGTGGCCATTCGCTGTGGGGAGATCGGTGTTGGCGGCTTGGGCCCGCATGCCCACTGCGATCAGTTGGCCATTGAAGTGATGGTGGATGGCCGATCGCTGATCCGTGACCCTGGCAGCTATATCTACACCGCCCTGCCCGACATGCGGAACCGCTACCGGTCGGTGAAGTCGCATCATGCGCCCCGCCATGGCGACGCGGAGCCGGCCAACCTGACGCTCGGCATCTTCGACCTGCGCGGCGCTTCCGCAGGCGAATGCCTTTATTTCGGGGCAAGAGGCTTTGTGGGGCGCCACCGCGGCTATGGTTTCGACGTCTACCGACGCGTCGAGGTGGAGGATGATCGGATCATCGTCATCGACTTCAGTCCCGATGGCCACACAATTTCCGATCCAACCGCCGACCCCATTGATTTCTCCCCGGGCTACGGGCAGATCGAGCGCATGAGCCCGTCATGAAGATATTGATCATCACGCATTCTTTCCCGCCAGACCTCACACCGCGGGCCTTCCGGTTAGCCGCCATTGCCGAGGAACTTGCGGCCCAAGGGCACGACGTGCATGTCCTTTGTGCAACGGGAGCCGACGCGCCCTATGCCGGCAGGGCAAGGATTCACCGGGTGGCCGACCCGATCCTGGGACGGCGCAACCAGCGGCCCTCATCTCCCGCCGCTGACCGGGCACCCCTGGCAGTAAAGAGGAGCATGGTACGCCGCTTCAAATCCATGCTCGTCCAGGCCTGGCGCAAGGTCTACTGGCCCGACTATGCCTGCGGCTGGATCATTCCTGCTAGCGCGGCGGCAGACAGACTGCAGGCGGAGCATGGTTTTGACTGGGTGATCTCCACCTCGCACCCGTTCTCCGGGCATGTCGTGTGGTTGCGCGCTGGCGCTAGGGCAACCGGCACCGGCTGGCTGGTGGATATTGGCGACCCCTATTCGCAGATGGACGAGCCGGCGCCCTATAACCGCCTGCTCTATCAAGGTCTCGGTCGATGGACCGAAGGTCGCGTCCTGCGGCGTGCCGACAGGATCACCGTAACAACGGAAGCGACGCGGCGACTCTATGAAGGAGGGTTCCCGGTCACGCGTGGAAAGCTGGCAGTCATCGGCCCCCTGTTGTCCCTGCCGCCCAGCCCTGTCCGCACGCGCCCGCGTGGTGGCGCCATCAGGATCGTCTTTGTCGGCACGCTCTATCGCACCATACGCAATCCCGCCTACTTCCTGGACCGCTACCAAGCCCTGCGGGCAGCGCGCCCCGACAAGACCTATGAAATGCACTTCTACGGAGCGGTGAACGATTGCCACGACATCCTGCAGCGGCACCTGGTGGCAGCGCCCGGCTCTATCGTGGTGCATGGCCTGGTTGAACGCGAGGAAGTGACGCGTGCCATGGCCGAAGCCGATGCCGTGCTGAATATCGGCAACCATTCCACGTCGCAGCTGGGCAGCAAGGTCATTGAATATATGGCTGTGGGGCGGCCGATCATCAATGTCGTGACCCTGCCGGACGATACGTCCCTCACCGCGCTTGAGGATCATCCGGCCACCTTGCTGCTGTCGGGATCAGACGGTAAACCTGTAGGCGATGACATTGCCCGCCTGGCTGCGTTCCTGG
This sequence is a window from Devosia beringensis. Protein-coding genes within it:
- a CDS encoding AglZ/HisF2 family acetamidino modification protein; translated protein: MSNGALVKTVRFKDFTYVGDPGNAVRIFNQKEVDELILLDIHATTRNAGIDFETIEKLVTECFMPICYGGGIRSIEDMRRLFAIGIEKISLGAAAFEVPGLVRQAAAEFGTQAIVVTLDVKKSMLGRYSVKIRNGDKDTGYSAVDAARFFVDEGAGELLLYSVDRDGTWSGFDLKLLGDVTNTVNVPVIATGGAGSLDDVSAAVKQGGASAVAIGSMAVFQGKDLGVLIKFPSRKDQEAAFA
- a CDS encoding N-acetyl sugar amidotransferase, with the protein product MQVCSRCIYDETVPNIAFDPNDGVCSYCRQIEGMELEYPTGEKGQARLDQMIEEIRASGRGKKYDAVIGVSGGCDSSYLVHEMKEKYGLRLLAAHFDNTWNSTIATENIHNVLEKLNVDLFTIVVDNKEYDDLYRSFFEAGVKDLETPTDIGLATTLYRAAEKFGIKYMIEGHSFRTEGIAPLGWIYMDGKYIQSVHNQFGKVPMKTFPNLWLSDQLRWMLTSRIKKVRPLYYMDYDKEAAKKLLAEKYGWQWYGGHHLENRFTAFYHSYFLPTRWDIDFRIAGYSAYCRNGWMTREEALDLMQQPPHIEDDLVDFTVKRLGYSKSDFERVMNLPKKSYKDYVTYKKTFERMRPFFWAMYKADLIPKSFYMKYTAKT
- a CDS encoding glycosyltransferase family protein, whose protein sequence is MFNNPILQYGSLAAWPYWLAEGLTAIGQPSVNVIPEDTDVFDLDRRLPHHVALAKKTDSRLSRFASRAGFLARVPDRYSLVHYHGSHLLRGSMHHLLEGPYLAARKIPMLVSFGGGDARIVSMARRNNPYFYREEDPARDESIRRYLKSISRYIRYAATDCEMAEYVAPYFDKVFTFRQPVDMGRFSYVAPDAPRRPVLLHVPTEPHVKGTEQIVAAIEALRSEGLDFDFRMVRQLTQKEFYAELASCDVYIDELRCGSHGVTAVEAMACGKCTVTYIRPDLVDRYPADLPLVNANPDTITAVLRDLIGDADRRRDIAARSRAYALRYHDARVVAQDMLAAYEEIGLAVGGQ
- a CDS encoding phenylacetate--CoA ligase family protein gives rise to the protein MHLPDRFRVGRGYAAAVRQVRRFETYEQERARSETFVRLQGMVAFAYNNVPFYRQFYGDQGFHPTQLASLEDWDAVPVVRKEDFQTVPVEQRCVPGAGSVLSNTGGTSGRPLVFQLPKDAPSVEWAHMHELWKARGYRTSAMKLRIGGTHYDRAEPFRYHPRHNELIVNANCPLSEVVAALLALIERYCVRWVHGYPSLVAEFAHSLAASSDGEAARFRSRLHGVLLGSEFPARVYREPIGQILSTNILSWYGHSEMALLAGETAAGIYQSMPTYGYAEAVPVGSGPSHRLVSTSLHNRVHPFIRYDTGDLVEPVARVGASLAFRIAQGRIGDFVVDRSGARHALTAIIFGRHHGSFDDVQHLQVRQTVPGHMTLLVVPTPGKQDQAALAAGFDFSGLDLDWSLELVNAPIRSSGGKIKLKIDG
- a CDS encoding lipopolysaccharide biosynthesis protein, which codes for MVANVAQQGLAFAGVILVARLLPPDEFALIRISIAYAAIATILGVGGLTAPILRYCADISASPEQRRAWLGVALRWLGAISASVSILALLIIFLSGRSGNEGMILSAYALQVPALAATSLCLVYLQAEQRFRFLAYSQILIRCLSLVLTVLGLWFFGVAGFLVATIASVAAGTIPLLLASRPSRDPVALPADFATLARYSLAGMLVTTVGQYADLMLLDWASTDLHLVAVYSLGTIFFFAISGLAGSVQSVATPHFTGLMQDRTKFVAELRRWTIGLIVAGALAAIGVCTLAWGLERWLLGPRYAGLGLMVGVLMLRFWIWCSYAIAGAAMLGIGAIRQGTWIAVVTTTTAFLVGLPMVLWIGIWGAALTQIVVALVSAVLVWQVVRSEVARLPVASGQTGLSANAAS
- a CDS encoding heparinase II/III family protein: MPLLDLQRRVGRRVKRIIVQAGQQAMARLRPTFVRSGQARSASGRFGFANAAFMDQVWRKTPWHRTLVVELAREAVAHRFDLLGSGRVTLSYDMTCKGLAGIRFARPAAPAIDEAGHWLAGRINSSNLAEAQRIWRLIDPAYVPIDWQLDFKSGYRWSESTWHGAIRFGHHLGADVKVPWELARLQHLPMLALAACDADSDAPEFTREVRNQLLDFIATNPPGFGVNWACAMDVGIRVANMVVAHDLLLAAGANLDVDFETIFDASVLAHARHIAGNLEWSPLYRGNHYLADLAGLLFAATDLPQSQETDGWLAFATRELLGEVGYQFHADGSNFEASTCYHRLSAEIVLWACALLDNLTETRLEALARPHSWNGTVPPRRPLPPLPMHNVPSSCKPTPISPQMRQQLAAMARFTRCVTRPDGLAVQFGDNDSGRFLILGSQEQRAWRDGVNPATSLDHRGLCEGTDSFLGKPSADAASSILATFAGRTGDAPAMDYDPQPCGNRGDDVRWDELTALGQSAPPGSIWRCEIPGGPGLRGQLEYQGFDGMGCYVLRSTRLFVAIRCGEIGVGGLGPHAHCDQLAIEVMVDGRSLIRDPGSYIYTALPDMRNRYRSVKSHHAPRHGDAEPANLTLGIFDLRGASAGECLYFGARGFVGRHRGYGFDVYRRVEVEDDRIIVIDFSPDGHTISDPTADPIDFSPGYGQIERMSPS
- a CDS encoding glycosyltransferase, yielding MKILIITHSFPPDLTPRAFRLAAIAEELAAQGHDVHVLCATGADAPYAGRARIHRVADPILGRRNQRPSSPAADRAPLAVKRSMVRRFKSMLVQAWRKVYWPDYACGWIIPASAAADRLQAEHGFDWVISTSHPFSGHVVWLRAGARATGTGWLVDIGDPYSQMDEPAPYNRLLYQGLGRWTEGRVLRRADRITVTTEATRRLYEGGFPVTRGKLAVIGPLLSLPPSPVRTRPRGGAIRIVFVGTLYRTIRNPAYFLDRYQALRAARPDKTYEMHFYGAVNDCHDILQRHLVAAPGSIVVHGLVEREEVTRAMAEADAVLNIGNHSTSQLGSKVIEYMAVGRPIINVVTLPDDTSLTALEDHPATLLLSGSDGKPVGDDIARLAAFLDNPPPIPQAYTASVIARHSPQTITREYSALLGRTAEAR